AGTCAccgcttcttctccagcgGCATCGATATTGCCAACTTCACGGAGTGCTTCATCTCCGACCCcaccgcgcagccgcctgtGCCATCCTTGTCGGAGCTAACAGCCGCGGTCGCCATGTGCCCCAAGGTGTGTGTAGCAGTTATTCAGGGCCTCTGCTCGTCCTGGGGGCTTGAGCTTGCTCTGGCGGCCGACTACCGCATTTGCGAGATGAACGCACACTTCCGCTTCCCGGAGGTGCGGTTTGGCATCACccccggtggcggcggcgcacagcgGCTCGTATGCCTCGTTGgcgtgccgcacgcgctGAACATGCTGTGCTACGGCCGCCGAGTGTACGCAAAGGAAGCGCACCAGATCGGCCTCATTGACACACCAGCGTACAGCGCCCCACACTTTTGGACGGCGTTGAGGGAGTTCCTGGAGAAGTATGTCACTGTGGCCACTCCCGGCACGCAAGACGGCCACGGCGAAAAGGCAACCGGCCTGAGCGCGGTAGAGGACGCACGGGCGGCAAAAGCGGCTGctctgcaccgccgtcgcaccTGCCCAGCGTACGCGCAGCACTCCCTCTTTAACCGCGGCTGGTACGCGTGGATGGAGCACAAGCTGCGCGACTCTGTGCCGCGCGAGGTTCGGGCTCCGTACCGCGCGATCGAGGCGGTGAGGCTGGCCGTCACACACAGCTGCCGTCTCAACGGCGGCCGGAGCGTTCCAAGCTCAAACGGTGCCGAGCAAagcgacgccgcggctgcatacacggtggcggagcgggcgTTGTTCGAGTCTTGTCTTCTGCTGCCTGAGACACAGGCAATGCAGCACCTGATGCGTGCGTCACAACGGACATCGATGTCGTGGGAGAGGAAATGGATCAGTCAGCAGCGCCCGGTGCCAGGACTGGCGGTTATCAACGATCGCAGCTCGGCAGTGCATGTCGCGGCCAACTCTCCCGTCTCGGCGGCCTCCGTGTCCGACCTCGTTACAGACGATGCCACGGCGCAGCTGGGACTGAAGAAGGTGGCTGTCATTGGTGCCGGAACCATGGGTACGTCAATTGCACtcatgctgctgcggcagtcgGAGATCGAGGTCGTCTTGGTGGAGGCGGACACTCAGCGGCAGGAGGTAGCTCGCCGTAGCATCGAAGACTACCTGCGCAGCCGTGTTGAGGCGCACCGGCTGTCACAACGCCGCTGCAATGACATGTTGCACCGACTGCGTGTGATGGGCAGCCGCATAGCCCCGTTCCCTCCTGTCCTTGCGGATGCTGATCTCGTCTTCGAGTGTGCGCCGGAGGTTGCGGCGATCAAGCAGAACATCCTCGCCTTCCTCGACTCTGTCTGCAAGCGCTCCACGATCCTTGCAACGGGCTCGTCGGCGCAGGACGTGAATGAGCTCGCGGCCGTGACGCAGCGCCCTGGTCAGGTTCTCGGCATACACTTTTTCCCCCCAGCAAACGAGTCCCCGCTGGTGGAGGTGATCCGTGGCGCTGCGACGGAGCGGTGGGTCGTGGAACTCGTGATGCGCCTGTTGTGCCAACTCGACAAGTACCCGATTCTATCTGTCAGCCGTCACGGCTACGTGGGGActcggctgctgctcacaGCGCTCTACCAAGCGTACGCAATGCTGGAGGACGGCTGCTTCCCGCTACAGATCGATAATGTGCTGCGCAAGAATTTCCACTTCACTCGTGGCCTCTTCGAACTGGAGGACATCATGGGCCTTGATGTGATGGCCATGGCGCGCGCGTCCATGATGGCAGTGGCAGCTCGCGCGAGCGGCAGCTCGGTACCGCCGCCCAAGAGGGTCGGCATTGAGCCGAGCGTGCCAAGTGCCTTTGAGCTCAGCAACGCGTGGTGTCTTCCGAGTCGGCCTGTCTTTGACATCCCAAACGCTCTcgttgctgccggcgccCTTGGCCGCAAAACGCGAGAGGGTTGGTACAAGTATTTGACACCGCAGGAGGCAAGTCTGGAGTatcgcctgcgccacccTATCGCATCCTGGCTGTGGACCGGATCTGCGCCAAACCGCCTGGGCACCGGCAGTGGCGACAAGGGCGGATCTGCTGcaggcaccaccaccactgcaggCTGCGCGGCCATGTTGTCGGACGCTGCCACGACACCGTCTGTGGCAGCTtcgagcgcggcgtcgcgccAGCGATAC
The DNA window shown above is from Leishmania major strain Friedlin complete genome, chromosome 33 and carries:
- a CDS encoding putative enoyl-CoA hydratase/Enoyl-CoA isomerase/3-hydroxyacyl-CoA dehydrogenase, translated to MKRIETVSKHLQDNEFVRVERRGVVGLICMLSSAPPRSHIGGCILCGPMRAQVLRALKTLEADADCRFIVLTSTSHRFFSSGIDIANFTECFISDPTAQPPVPSLSELTAAVAMCPKVCVAVIQGLCSSWGLELALAADYRICEMNAHFRFPEVRFGITPGGGGAQRLVCLVGVPHALNMLCYGRRVYAKEAHQIGLIDTPAYSAPHFWTALREFLEKYVTVATPGTQDGHGEKATGLSAVEDARAAKAAALHRRRTCPAYAQHSLFNRGWYAWMEHKLRDSVPREVRAPYRAIEAVRLAVTHSCRLNGGRSVPSSNGAEQSDAAAAYTVAERALFESCLLLPETQAMQHLMRASQRTSMSWERKWISQQRPVPGLAVINDRSSAVHVAANSPVSAASVSDLVTDDATAQLGLKKVAVIGAGTMGTSIALMLLRQSEIEVVLVEADTQRQEVARRSIEDYLRSRVEAHRLSQRRCNDMLHRLRVMGSRIAPFPPVLADADLVFECAPEVAAIKQNILAFLDSVCKRSTILATGSSAQDVNELAAVTQRPGQVLGIHFFPPANESPLVEVIRGAATERWVVELVMRLLCQLDKYPILSVSRHGYVGTRLLLTALYQAYAMLEDGCFPLQIDNVLRKNFHFTRGLFELEDIMGLDVMAMARASMMAVAARASGSSVPPPKRVGIEPSVPSAFELSNAWCLPSRPVFDIPNALVAAGALGRKTREGWYKYLTPQEASLEYRLRHPIASWLWTGSAPNRLGTGSGDKGGSAAGTTTTAGCAAMLSDAATTPSVAASSAASRQRYPLVSLASLIRQHNYSTEYRTIDCSKRRRVTRRPFCEEEIFERIVFVMINEAAKIMADGIVTSSADIDCTSVYGFGFPAWKGGLCYYADHVAGIDKVVRKMQVYQRALGSEEFPAPCLALREMQAKATTFASMFK